A genomic segment from bacterium encodes:
- a CDS encoding deoxynucleoside kinase, with protein MPSQNQMSYIAVDGPIGAGKTTLAKMLSEDIGAHLCLEPAEKNPFLAEFYKDRQRNAFKTQIFFLLNRYQQQLELRQRDLFARELICDYTFAKDLIFAKVNLSEEELKLYNTIFNLLRERLPKPDLVIYMKADSSVLLSRIKKRGVDYERPISQEYLEQLTESYSRYFLDYDETPLLVVDTSRQNYLENAEDFQNIKRAILSHKGGTVHLIARS; from the coding sequence ATGCCATCCCAGAATCAGATGAGTTATATCGCGGTCGACGGACCGATCGGCGCGGGCAAGACCACGCTGGCAAAGATGCTATCCGAGGATATCGGCGCTCACCTCTGCCTCGAACCGGCTGAGAAGAACCCGTTCCTCGCCGAATTCTACAAGGACCGCCAGCGCAACGCGTTCAAGACCCAGATATTCTTCCTCCTCAACCGCTACCAGCAGCAGCTGGAGCTTCGCCAGCGCGACCTCTTCGCGCGCGAGCTCATATGCGACTACACCTTCGCAAAGGATCTGATCTTCGCGAAGGTGAACTTGAGCGAGGAAGAGCTGAAGCTCTACAATACGATATTCAACCTGCTGCGCGAACGGCTGCCCAAGCCGGATCTCGTGATCTACATGAAGGCCGACTCGAGCGTGCTGCTCTCGAGGATCAAAAAGCGCGGGGTGGATTACGAGCGCCCGATATCGCAGGAATACCTCGAACAGCTGACCGAGAGCTACAGCCGGTATTTCCTGGACTACGACGAGACTCCGCTATTGGTGGTGGACACGAGCCGGCAGAACTATCTGGAGAACGCCGAGGACTTCCAGAACATCAAGCGCGCGATCCTCTCGCACAAAGGCGGGACCGTGCATCTGATCGCAAGATCGTAG
- the panB gene encoding 3-methyl-2-oxobutanoate hydroxymethyltransferase, with translation MAKIRITDIAKKYRAGEKITMLTAYDATVARVVDEAGIDMILVGDSLGMVVQGHESTIPVTLDEVIYHTRCAVRGAGRALVVADLPFMSYQASKTQALLAAGRAMKEGAAGAVKLEGGLEMAEAVSLMTAAGIPVMAHIGLRPQRIHAMGGYKIQGKTEGEAALLIEEARAFERAGAFSLVLEGVAIETAREITEAVNIPTIGIGCGPHCSGQVLVIYDMLGLNPTFSPAFLKVYADGHRMITSAVKDYIDEVKAGRFPTEGHGFKRNRQQ, from the coding sequence ATGGCAAAAATTCGTATAACCGACATCGCGAAGAAATACCGCGCAGGCGAGAAGATCACGATGCTCACCGCCTACGACGCCACCGTGGCGAGGGTCGTGGACGAAGCGGGGATCGACATGATCCTCGTGGGCGACTCGCTCGGCATGGTGGTGCAGGGTCACGAAAGCACGATACCGGTGACGCTGGACGAGGTGATATACCACACCCGCTGCGCCGTGCGAGGCGCAGGCCGCGCCCTGGTGGTGGCCGACCTGCCCTTCATGAGCTACCAGGCCTCCAAGACGCAGGCGCTGCTCGCGGCGGGCCGTGCCATGAAGGAGGGTGCGGCGGGCGCGGTGAAGCTGGAAGGCGGTCTGGAGATGGCGGAGGCGGTCTCTCTCATGACCGCGGCCGGCATCCCGGTGATGGCGCACATAGGCCTCAGGCCTCAGCGCATCCACGCGATGGGCGGCTACAAGATCCAGGGCAAGACAGAGGGGGAGGCCGCGCTGCTCATAGAGGAAGCCCGCGCGTTCGAACGCGCGGGCGCGTTCTCGCTCGTGCTCGAAGGCGTGGCGATCGAAACCGCGCGCGAGATCACCGAGGCGGTGAACATCCCCACCATCGGCATCGGGTGCGGGCCTCACTGCTCAGGGCAGGTGCTCGTGATCTACGACATGCTGGGCCTCAACCCCACGTTCAGCCCCGCGTTCCTCAAGGTCTACGCGGACGGTCACCGCATGATCACCTCCGCCGTAAAGGACTACATCGACGAAGTGAAGGCCGGCCGCTTCCCTACGGAGGGGCACGGGTTCAAGAGAAATCGGCAACAATGA
- the panC gene encoding pantoate--beta-alanine ligase has protein sequence MKSFHTASDMRSWSRQEKAAGRRVAFVPTMGALHEGHLSLMREGKRRAPSLAVSIYVNPTQFGPNEDFGKYPRELKSDLTKCESTGVDAVFLPTDGEMYPDGFQTFVTVEEVTKNLCGASRPEHFRGVATVVAKLFNIVEPDVALFGEKDFQQLVVIRRMAQDLRIPVEIAGCPIVREPDGLAMSSRNKYLSPAERMSALSLHCSLGAAVEMAKSGESSAERIISKVRETIECDGGVRIDYAKIVDSETMEDVVEIKRPALLALAAFVGRTRLIDNVLLP, from the coding sequence ATGAAGTCATTCCACACAGCGAGCGATATGCGCTCATGGTCGCGGCAGGAGAAGGCGGCCGGACGCCGGGTCGCGTTCGTGCCCACGATGGGCGCTCTGCACGAAGGCCATCTCTCGCTCATGCGCGAGGGAAAACGCCGAGCCCCCAGCCTCGCGGTCTCCATATACGTTAACCCCACCCAGTTCGGCCCGAACGAGGACTTCGGCAAATATCCCCGCGAGCTCAAGAGCGACCTGACGAAATGCGAGTCGACCGGCGTCGATGCGGTGTTTCTGCCGACGGACGGAGAGATGTATCCCGACGGATTCCAGACCTTCGTTACGGTCGAGGAGGTGACGAAGAACCTCTGCGGCGCCTCCAGACCCGAACATTTCAGAGGGGTCGCGACCGTGGTGGCTAAACTCTTCAACATCGTAGAGCCGGACGTCGCGCTCTTCGGCGAGAAGGACTTTCAGCAGCTGGTGGTCATACGCAGGATGGCGCAAGACCTCCGCATCCCCGTCGAGATAGCCGGCTGCCCCATCGTGCGCGAGCCCGACGGCCTGGCCATGAGCTCGCGCAACAAGTACCTCTCCCCTGCGGAGCGCATGAGCGCGCTCTCGCTCCACTGTTCGCTCGGTGCGGCGGTTGAGATGGCGAAGTCCGGCGAAAGCTCCGCGGAGAGGATCATATCGAAAGTCCGCGAAACGATCGAATGCGACGGCGGCGTCCGCATCGACTACGCGAAGATCGTGGACTCCGAGACGATGGAGGACGTGGTCGAGATAAAGCGCCCCGCGCTGCTGGCCCTGGCCGCCTTCGTCGGCCGGACGCGACTGATAGACAACGTTCTCCTCCCGTGA
- a CDS encoding phospholipase D-like domain-containing protein, giving the protein MNIRSSIPILIAAILLSAADCNAAPAPAVNLAVLPEDGATQIIKIISEASSGIDFVAHRFEEGPIADALAAAAARGVRVRVMLDKGSENGADTNASVERRLKAAHVFTSWTNPKFISTMARAIIADKSKALVLTFDPVQENFSGARGFAVLIRDPIDVSDLSWTYEADWSRVLVKRKQSSLAWEPDGAKAKLFDIIHGATASIDIYADDVKDPEIEESLAQAVKRGVIVRLLAGSSAVCSSAGLTRLTMDGVTVRCMPKLTLAARAIIADDGRGSHLAMLGISRLESKRSSQTRGLGVVVSDEKRLGRLRETFLRDWNGAK; this is encoded by the coding sequence ATGAATATCCGCTCGTCGATCCCGATTTTGATCGCCGCTATCCTGCTTTCAGCGGCCGATTGCAACGCCGCCCCTGCGCCGGCCGTCAACCTCGCCGTCCTTCCGGAGGACGGCGCGACGCAGATCATCAAAATCATCTCCGAAGCGAGCTCCGGCATCGACTTCGTGGCGCACCGCTTCGAAGAGGGACCAATAGCCGACGCGCTGGCGGCTGCCGCCGCGCGAGGCGTGCGCGTGCGGGTGATGCTGGACAAGGGATCGGAAAACGGGGCGGATACAAATGCGTCCGTGGAGAGGAGGCTCAAGGCGGCTCACGTCTTCACCTCCTGGACCAACCCGAAGTTCATATCGACCATGGCCCGCGCGATAATCGCGGACAAGTCGAAGGCGCTGGTGCTCACCTTCGACCCGGTGCAGGAGAATTTCTCCGGTGCCAGGGGATTCGCCGTGCTGATCAGGGACCCCATAGACGTCTCGGACCTCTCGTGGACTTACGAGGCGGACTGGTCACGCGTGCTCGTGAAACGAAAACAGAGCTCGCTGGCGTGGGAGCCGGACGGGGCGAAGGCGAAGCTCTTCGACATCATCCACGGCGCCACGGCGTCGATCGACATCTACGCCGACGACGTGAAGGACCCCGAGATCGAGGAGTCGCTGGCCCAGGCGGTCAAACGGGGCGTCATCGTGCGGCTGCTCGCAGGCAGCAGCGCCGTGTGCTCCAGCGCGGGCCTCACGAGGCTCACCATGGACGGGGTGACGGTCAGATGCATGCCGAAGCTCACCCTTGCCGCAAGGGCGATAATAGCGGACGACGGACGCGGCTCGCATCTCGCGATGCTGGGCATATCGAGGCTCGAGTCGAAGCGCAGCAGTCAGACGCGCGGACTCGGCGTCGTAGTATCGGACGAGAAAAGGCTCGGCCGCCTCAGAGAGACGTTTTTACGGGACTGGAACGGCGCGAAGTAG
- a CDS encoding RMD1 family protein — translation MDGGKNQQGTYIFHGYHLTETLKLKDLDRLFEKQTLLQSANRLVYRDADDSFFFVYRFGAVIFFNVTPERRADVIERIKTIMGYGPELLTSEDFAVEHRRGAVCSVGFERAILDKLSVDRIDILALALAQSMALEHFEIKVDQMVGEATEIGRTLKKHGRLVRTGRSIKRFIGKCITIKQDLVASLYLLDKPEETWNDQTLDSLYRGAFEMLEIRERYKTIDYKLRMVQENLELIADLLQNRTANSLEWMIILLILIEIVFSLYDRLIK, via the coding sequence ATGGACGGGGGCAAGAACCAGCAGGGCACCTACATCTTTCACGGCTATCACCTGACCGAGACGCTCAAGCTCAAGGACTTGGATCGCCTCTTCGAAAAGCAGACCCTGCTCCAGTCCGCCAACAGGCTCGTGTACAGGGACGCCGACGACAGCTTCTTTTTCGTCTATCGATTCGGCGCCGTGATCTTCTTCAACGTCACCCCTGAGCGCCGCGCGGACGTGATCGAGCGCATCAAGACGATCATGGGCTACGGGCCGGAGCTCTTGACGAGCGAGGACTTCGCGGTGGAGCACAGGCGCGGGGCGGTCTGCTCGGTCGGCTTCGAGCGCGCGATCCTGGACAAACTCTCCGTCGACCGCATCGACATACTGGCGCTGGCGCTGGCGCAGTCCATGGCGCTCGAGCACTTCGAGATCAAGGTCGACCAGATGGTGGGCGAGGCCACCGAGATCGGCCGGACGCTGAAAAAGCACGGCAGGCTGGTTCGCACCGGCCGCAGCATCAAGCGCTTCATCGGCAAGTGCATAACCATCAAGCAGGATCTCGTGGCGTCGCTCTATCTGCTCGACAAACCCGAGGAGACCTGGAACGACCAGACCCTGGACAGCCTCTATCGCGGCGCATTCGAGATGCTGGAGATCAGGGAGCGCTACAAGACGATCGACTACAAGCTGCGCATGGTTCAGGAAAACCTGGAGCTCATCGCGGACCTCCTGCAGAACCGGACAGCGAACTCGCTCGAGTGGATGATCATATTGCTGATACTCATCGAGATCGTTTTTTCCCTATATGACAGGTTGATCAAATAA